From Amia ocellicauda isolate fAmiCal2 chromosome 12, fAmiCal2.hap1, whole genome shotgun sequence, a single genomic window includes:
- the LOC136764056 gene encoding uncharacterized protein LOC136764056, which produces MGTVADVPAPAAQPECPATSAAAQPECPAASTQPEFLVLLTTILEPALPVSPVPKPVSPTPPSTASAAQASTAPPLEAPRTPPPEVSPSMALPLEPFMALPSEAPSSEPSVAPKSLPPEAS; this is translated from the coding sequence ATGGGAACAGTAGCTGACGTCCCGGCCCCAGCCGCCCAGCCCGAGTGCCCGGCCACCTCTGCCGCCGCCCAGCCCGAGTGCCCAGCTGCCTCCACTCAGCCTGAGTTCTTGGTCCTGCTTACCACGATCCTCGAGCCTGCATTGCCGGTCTCGCCCGTCCCGAAGCCTGTGTCACCAACTCCGCCATCCACGGCGTCCGCAGCGCAGGCTTCCACTGCTCCGCCTCTTGAGGCTCCCAGGACTCCGCCTCCTGAGGTTTCTCCTTCCATGGCTCTGCCCCTTGAGCCTTTCATGGCTCTGCCTTCTGAGGCTCCGTCTTCTGAACCGTCCGTGGCTCCCAAGTCTCTGCCTCCTGAGGCCTCCTAG
- the LOC136764915 gene encoding C3a anaphylatoxin chemotactic receptor, which yields MEKDTTIIPKTTEDFEYYEEEEMDSVSSALHYTAIVCYCLAFLLGTCGNGLVIFITGCKMKKTLNTVWFLNLSVADFLFTAFLPIQITYSLRNYNWPFNANMCRLNSFILVLNMFASIFLLTVISLDRCLSVMAPVWAHNKRSPRKAEALCLVVWILACLCSVPFIVYRDIHLHTNKTSCAYVFPKGSEMQTYQALILTRFFLGFLFPFLVIVASYGSIGLRYRSVHKKRSFKPFRVILAVILTFFICWMPFHVFQLLTIRMHNSTNTFKKAVENGLTTSTNLAFFNSCLNPVLYVCMCQDFREKFRKSFLLVFESAFIEEHPFLSSTRRSTVQMDSLAQGLQPNGTPSTAAYPNDDN from the coding sequence ATGGAAAAAGACACCACCATTATTCCAAAGACCACAGAGGATTTCGAGTACTACGAGGAAGAAGAGATGGATAGCGTGAGTTCCGCCTTGCACTACACCGCCATTGTCTGCTACTGCCTGGCCTTTTTGCTGGGCACCTGCGGCAATGGGCTAGTCATCTTCATCACCGGCTGCAAGATGAAGAAGACGCTCAACACTGTGTGGTTCCTCAACCTGTCCGTGGCCGACTTCCTGTTCACCGCCTTCCTGCCCATTCAGATTACATACAGCCTGCGCAACTACAACTGGCCCTTCAACGCCAACATGTGCCGActcaactccttcatcctggTGCTCAACATGTTCGCCAGTATCTTCCTCCTCACCGTCATCAGCCTGGACCGCTGCCTATCCGTCATGGCCCCTGTGTGGGCGCACAATAAACGCAGCCCCCGCAAAGCTGAGGCCCTCTGCCTGGTCGTGTGGATACTGGCGTGCCTCTGCAGTGTCCCCTTCATAGTCTACCGGGACATCCATTTACACACAAACAAGACCAGTTGTGCCTATGTCTTTCCTAAAGGCTCCGAGATGCAGACCTACCAGGCCCTGATCCTGACCCGCTTCTTCCTGGGCTTCTTGTTCCCCTTCCTGGTCATCGTGGCATCCTACGGCTCCATCGGCCTGCGCTACAGGAGCGTGCACAAGAAGAGGTCGTTCAAGCCCTTCCGAGTCATCCTGGCTGTCATCCTGACCTTCTTCATCTGTTGGATGCCCTTCCACGTGTTCCAGCTGTTGACGATAAGGATGCACAATAGCACCAACACCTTTAAAAAAGCTGTGGAAAATGGGTTGACGACCAGCACCAACCTGGCCTTCTTCAACAGCTGCCTGAACCCGGTGCTGTACGTGTGCATGTGCCAAGACTTCCGTGAGAAGTTCCGCAAGTCCTTCCTGCTGGTCTTCGAAAGTGCATTCATCGAGGAGCACCCCTTCCTGAGCAGCACGCGCCGCTCCACCGTGCAGATGGACTCGCTGGCCCAGGGGCTCCAGCCCAACGGGACACCCTCCACCGCCGCCTACCCCAACGATGACAACTAA